From a region of the Corallococcus coralloides DSM 2259 genome:
- a CDS encoding RNA polymerase sigma factor encodes MGTGGSLAPETSDEQLMLAFQAGNARAFEALVRKHRAPVFNFILRFVGHRARAEDVLQETWLKVVRSAREYEPKARFTTWLYTIARNLCVDSTRKESYRQATSLEAPAAGADGDEGRPLGEGLPDAGASPERGAHNARLRPLLERALSALPEEQREVFVLREYSGIPFKEIAEVTGVSENTVKSRMRYALEGLRRRLGELGVDGDLSEDGRTVAG; translated from the coding sequence ATGGGCACTGGGGGAAGTTTGGCACCCGAAACCTCAGACGAGCAGCTGATGCTCGCCTTCCAGGCGGGAAACGCGCGTGCGTTCGAAGCGTTGGTGCGCAAGCACCGCGCGCCGGTGTTCAACTTCATCCTGCGCTTCGTGGGCCACCGGGCGCGGGCGGAGGACGTGCTGCAGGAGACCTGGCTCAAGGTGGTCCGCAGCGCCCGGGAATACGAGCCCAAGGCCCGGTTCACGACCTGGCTGTACACCATCGCGAGGAACCTCTGCGTGGACAGCACGCGCAAAGAGAGCTACCGCCAGGCGACGTCCCTGGAAGCCCCCGCGGCGGGGGCCGACGGCGACGAGGGACGTCCGCTGGGCGAGGGGCTGCCGGATGCCGGGGCCAGCCCGGAGCGCGGCGCGCACAACGCCCGTCTCCGGCCCCTCCTGGAGCGGGCCCTGTCGGCCCTGCCGGAGGAGCAGCGCGAGGTGTTCGTGCTGCGCGAGTACAGCGGCATCCCGTTCAAGGAGATCGCCGAGGTGACGGGCGTGTCCGAGAACACGGTGAAGAGCCGCATGCGCTACGCGTTGGAGGGCCTGCGCCGCCGCCTGGGTGAGCTGGGCGTGGACGGCGACCTGTCGGAGGATGGAAGGACGGTGGCGGGATGA
- a CDS encoding zf-HC2 domain-containing protein, whose product MNAQNAHAHEDRLLDFAYGELPASEAQALEQHVQGCARCTKALADIRGVRTTMAQLSSEPAPDAGLESLLAYAQQSARRASAGPEPKPSRWRRWLLPAVGLATVSTFGLLTLTVSENLDLSPNLSQRAAPSPTMAAAKQEAPTQDKRAPSALAPAPSSATLEVDVPEGASDALASAPREREFSKNRVEAKPQRKGAAAARPSDWMNAGSGGALLERRAEAEAPKKKMSKAVRDEEEDFAALEQATAGAPAMEAPPKEVRADDGYVAKDEPAPRRSPGKLSDKAKGDSLRLGEAAYGRGLGLDDEQSVAAGAPPPPPAVASAPVVQAAPMAPSAMGSIGSIGGARPPEPSTAKPKQESARAEAAKPSPLEKSASKEAMTARDLSAQAQAAANQGDRAREAQLLRAALAAGASGSERLALLSRLCESESVQGRTQEAAAVCGQIISEAPGSSAAQLAQRRLRQASPPTAPASAPARAAPSQPAQ is encoded by the coding sequence ATGAATGCCCAGAATGCCCACGCGCACGAGGACCGGCTCCTCGACTTCGCCTACGGCGAGCTGCCCGCGTCGGAGGCCCAGGCGCTGGAGCAGCATGTCCAGGGTTGCGCGCGCTGCACGAAGGCGCTGGCGGACATCCGCGGCGTGCGCACCACCATGGCGCAGCTGTCGTCGGAGCCCGCGCCGGACGCGGGCCTGGAGTCGCTGCTCGCGTACGCGCAGCAGTCCGCGCGCCGAGCCTCCGCGGGCCCCGAGCCGAAGCCCTCACGCTGGCGCCGCTGGCTGCTGCCCGCGGTGGGCCTGGCCACGGTGAGCACCTTCGGCCTCCTGACGTTGACGGTGAGCGAGAACCTCGACCTGTCGCCGAACCTGTCGCAGCGGGCCGCCCCCAGCCCGACGATGGCGGCGGCGAAGCAGGAAGCGCCAACGCAGGACAAGCGCGCCCCGAGCGCCCTGGCCCCCGCGCCTTCGAGCGCGACCCTCGAAGTGGACGTGCCCGAAGGCGCCTCGGACGCACTGGCCTCCGCGCCGCGCGAGAGGGAGTTCAGCAAGAATCGGGTGGAGGCCAAGCCACAGCGCAAGGGCGCCGCCGCGGCCCGTCCGTCGGACTGGATGAACGCGGGCAGCGGTGGCGCGCTGCTGGAGCGCCGCGCGGAAGCAGAGGCTCCCAAGAAGAAGATGTCCAAGGCCGTCCGGGACGAGGAGGAAGACTTCGCCGCGCTCGAGCAGGCGACGGCCGGCGCGCCCGCGATGGAGGCGCCTCCGAAGGAGGTGCGGGCCGACGACGGCTACGTGGCGAAGGATGAGCCCGCGCCGCGGCGTTCCCCGGGCAAGCTCAGTGACAAGGCGAAGGGCGACTCCCTCCGGCTGGGCGAGGCGGCCTATGGCCGTGGGCTCGGCTTGGATGACGAGCAGAGCGTGGCCGCGGGCGCGCCTCCGCCACCTCCCGCCGTGGCCTCCGCGCCGGTGGTCCAGGCCGCGCCCATGGCCCCCTCCGCCATGGGCTCCATCGGCTCCATCGGTGGTGCGCGGCCTCCGGAGCCTTCGACCGCAAAGCCCAAGCAGGAGTCCGCCCGCGCCGAGGCCGCGAAGCCTTCTCCCCTGGAGAAGTCCGCGTCCAAGGAGGCGATGACGGCGCGCGACCTGTCCGCCCAGGCCCAGGCCGCAGCGAACCAGGGTGACCGCGCCCGGGAGGCGCAGCTGCTGCGCGCCGCGCTCGCGGCCGGAGCCAGCGGCAGCGAGCGGCTGGCCCTGCTCTCACGGCTCTGCGAGTCGGAGTCCGTCCAGGGCCGGACCCAGGAGGCCGCCGCCGTCTGCGGGCAGATCATCTCCGAGGCCCCCGGCTCCAGCGCGGCGCAGCTGGCCCAGCGCCGCCTGCGTCAGGCCTCGCCCCCCACGGCTCCGGCGTCCGCTCCGGCCAGGGCCGCCCCCTCCCAGCCCGCGCAGTAG
- a CDS encoding DUF2085 domain-containing protein yields the protein MFWLSHHHPDEYNRTYVLAGVRVCARCLGTYPVLAAVFLGLFALKAPLRWEWDVPVVLALTLPALVDWAVGRFRPASGSNAVRTLTGILLGVGLGRSLYVHVQRPLPAVLLAQALLVTGVAVPVILATYWRPRPE from the coding sequence GTGTTCTGGCTCAGCCATCATCACCCGGATGAGTACAACCGCACGTACGTGCTCGCGGGCGTGCGCGTGTGCGCGCGGTGCCTGGGCACGTATCCGGTGCTCGCCGCCGTGTTCCTCGGACTGTTCGCGCTGAAGGCGCCGCTGCGGTGGGAGTGGGACGTGCCGGTGGTGCTGGCGCTCACGCTGCCCGCGCTCGTGGACTGGGCGGTGGGACGCTTCCGGCCCGCTTCGGGTTCCAACGCGGTGCGCACGCTGACGGGCATCCTGTTGGGAGTGGGGCTCGGCCGCTCGCTGTACGTGCATGTGCAGCGCCCGCTACCGGCGGTGCTGCTGGCGCAGGCACTTCTGGTGACAGGGGTGGCGGTCCCTGTCATTCTCGCCACTTACTGGCGGCCACGGCCGGAATAG
- a CDS encoding MotA/TolQ/ExbB proton channel family protein produces the protein MSLNDLLHYLRLGGVTLALLLGASVVALGVAIERLIALWGVSERSRNLGEIVQKHLLRGDMAAARTAAERSDAVAADIFLAGFDRWERSRSTGGNGIETAVERERAQVGLKLRRNLWLLATIGSTTPFVGLFGTVAGIMRSFKDLGVDVEAGGTGGSAAVMTGISEALVATAVGILVAVQAMVFYNYFQARLSRVLVELRLLGDEFAEVLKERSAGGPLPETTQPPRESATPPAPQPAP, from the coding sequence ATGAGCCTGAACGATCTACTTCATTACCTTCGCCTGGGCGGCGTCACCCTCGCCCTCCTCCTGGGCGCCTCCGTGGTGGCCCTGGGCGTGGCCATCGAGCGGCTCATCGCCCTCTGGGGCGTGAGCGAGCGCTCCCGCAACCTGGGGGAGATCGTCCAGAAGCACCTCCTCCGGGGGGACATGGCCGCCGCCCGCACCGCCGCCGAGCGCTCCGACGCCGTGGCGGCCGACATCTTCCTCGCCGGGTTCGACCGCTGGGAGCGCTCCCGCTCCACGGGCGGCAACGGCATCGAGACCGCCGTGGAGCGCGAGCGCGCCCAGGTGGGGCTCAAGCTGCGGCGCAACCTGTGGCTGCTCGCCACCATCGGTTCGACGACGCCCTTCGTGGGCCTCTTCGGCACCGTGGCCGGCATCATGCGCTCCTTCAAGGACCTGGGCGTGGACGTGGAGGCCGGCGGCACCGGCGGCTCCGCGGCCGTGATGACGGGCATCTCCGAGGCGCTCGTCGCCACCGCCGTGGGCATCCTCGTCGCCGTGCAGGCGATGGTCTTCTACAACTACTTCCAGGCCCGGCTGTCCCGCGTGCTGGTGGAGCTGCGCCTGTTGGGCGACGAGTTCGCGGAGGTCCTCAAGGAGCGCTCCGCCGGCGGCCCTCTGCCGGAAACCACACAGCCCCCGCGCGAGAGCGCCACGCCCCCGGCTCCGCAGCCCGCCCCGTAA
- a CDS encoding DUF4292 domain-containing protein yields the protein MNRAAAAIFLVLLCSACPKRLEFGPEGRIEDAQTLYQHVRERQAKVVNLEGDAKLHVDSPQGSGTLSTYLSITRPALIHLETYDFFNRPVASLVSNGERFGIYQAGQNTYLQGPASAENVSRFLPVVLPSEELVAVMLGQVPLLPPESMTLELDEKERVYVLKLQRGPATQTLRVDPKHLRVVKSEVRGVPGYDLAFEDFELRDDQLFPNKVHLVAASAGTKLDLKYTDIRLNGRPDLTLYELGAPEGAKVVDVDARGQEVRPEGPVSQPPPAPGS from the coding sequence ATGAACCGCGCAGCCGCCGCAATCTTCCTGGTCCTCCTCTGTTCGGCCTGCCCCAAACGTCTCGAGTTCGGTCCGGAGGGCCGCATCGAGGACGCCCAGACGCTCTACCAGCACGTGCGCGAGCGGCAGGCGAAGGTCGTGAACCTGGAGGGTGACGCCAAGCTGCACGTGGACTCGCCCCAGGGCAGCGGCACGCTCTCCACGTACCTCTCCATCACCCGCCCGGCCCTCATCCACCTGGAGACGTACGACTTCTTCAACCGCCCGGTGGCCTCGCTCGTCTCCAATGGTGAGCGCTTCGGCATCTACCAGGCGGGGCAGAACACGTACCTCCAGGGCCCGGCCAGCGCGGAGAACGTGTCCCGCTTCCTGCCTGTCGTCCTGCCGAGCGAGGAGCTGGTGGCGGTGATGCTGGGGCAGGTCCCCCTCCTGCCGCCGGAGTCCATGACCCTGGAGCTGGACGAGAAGGAGCGCGTGTACGTGCTCAAGCTCCAGCGGGGCCCGGCCACGCAGACACTGCGCGTGGATCCCAAGCACCTGCGCGTGGTGAAGAGCGAGGTCCGGGGCGTGCCGGGCTACGACCTGGCGTTCGAGGACTTCGAGCTGCGGGACGACCAGCTCTTTCCCAACAAGGTGCACCTGGTCGCCGCCTCGGCGGGCACCAAGCTGGACCTGAAGTACACGGACATCCGCCTCAACGGCCGCCCGGACCTGACGCTCTACGAGCTGGGCGCGCCCGAGGGGGCGAAGGTGGTGGACGTCGATGCCCGGGGCCAGGAGGTCCGCCCGGAGGGGCCGGTGTCTCAGCCGCCCCCCGCGCCGGGTTCCTGA
- a CDS encoding type II secretion system F family protein translates to MQEVLTFLLMGGSALLTAGAVAFLGIGLYTNILERFLTEVRDESAGGMKGAGSVAIRKLGAMNRRFMWPGYESKTRRKLIKAGEPSQYKPEDIMALQEVSAFLGLLVGLFVANGIGANLAWSLVVMLIGLFYPLIWLNDQVKRRHLAISRALPYNLDLLTLSVEAGMDFTGALAKVVEKGRQGPLREELQLVLKQLKMGKTREEGLKSMIVRVDLPPLTTFVTALIQADKMGTSLGKVLRIQSTQMRIDRTQRAEKLAGEAPVKMLFPLIACIFPTVFMVLFGPIVFQFMFGNVGG, encoded by the coding sequence GTGCAGGAAGTCCTGACATTTCTGCTGATGGGCGGCTCGGCACTGCTGACCGCGGGCGCGGTGGCGTTCCTGGGCATCGGCCTGTACACCAACATCCTGGAGCGCTTCCTCACGGAAGTCCGCGACGAGTCCGCGGGCGGCATGAAGGGCGCGGGCTCCGTCGCCATCCGCAAGCTGGGCGCGATGAACCGGCGCTTCATGTGGCCGGGCTACGAGTCCAAGACGCGCCGCAAGTTGATCAAGGCGGGCGAGCCGTCCCAGTACAAGCCCGAGGACATCATGGCGCTGCAGGAAGTGAGCGCCTTCCTGGGCCTGCTGGTGGGCCTGTTCGTCGCCAACGGCATCGGGGCGAACCTGGCCTGGTCGCTGGTGGTGATGCTGATTGGCCTGTTCTATCCGCTCATCTGGTTGAACGACCAGGTGAAGCGCCGTCACCTGGCCATCAGCCGCGCGCTTCCGTACAACCTGGACCTGCTGACGCTGTCGGTGGAAGCGGGCATGGACTTCACGGGCGCGCTGGCGAAGGTGGTGGAGAAGGGCCGCCAGGGTCCGCTGCGTGAAGAGCTGCAGCTGGTGCTCAAGCAGCTCAAGATGGGCAAGACGCGTGAAGAGGGACTCAAGAGCATGATCGTGCGCGTGGACCTGCCGCCGCTGACGACGTTCGTCACGGCGCTGATCCAGGCGGACAAGATGGGTACGAGCCTGGGCAAGGTGCTGCGCATCCAGTCCACGCAGATGCGCATCGACCGCACGCAGCGCGCGGAGAAGCTGGCGGGCGAGGCGCCGGTGAAGATGCTCTTCCCGCTCATCGCCTGCATCTTCCCGACGGTGTTCATGGTGCTCTTCGGGCCCATCGTGTTCCAGTTCATGTTCGGCAACGTCGGGGGCTAG
- a CDS encoding general secretion pathway protein GspE has translation MAQIKLGELLIKANVLQESQLKAALAEQAKWGGKLGEILVRMNLVSEDILVRALSKQLGMPAVNLDSVQMVPPHVKAKIPAQTARDFSVVPLQLRDDGKTLVVAMSDPLNVRVLDELRALSKCRIVANVAGRTSVARAFARLYEETAELEDADTNFKVVDAQGRTVVKNLKDLDPAAAVAMSPKPAAAPPPRQAPPAEAPRAASGSPAELLKSVEEVQRKEVAALKAMVELLIEKGVFSREEYLAKVKR, from the coding sequence ATGGCACAGATCAAGCTTGGAGAACTGCTGATCAAGGCGAACGTCCTGCAGGAGAGCCAGCTCAAGGCGGCGCTCGCCGAGCAGGCCAAGTGGGGCGGGAAGCTGGGCGAGATCCTCGTCCGGATGAACCTCGTCTCCGAGGACATCCTCGTGCGCGCCCTGTCGAAGCAGCTGGGCATGCCGGCGGTGAACCTGGACTCCGTGCAGATGGTCCCGCCGCACGTGAAGGCCAAGATTCCGGCCCAGACGGCGCGCGACTTCTCCGTGGTGCCGCTGCAGCTGCGCGACGACGGCAAGACGCTGGTCGTCGCCATGTCGGACCCGCTCAACGTGCGCGTGCTGGACGAGCTGCGGGCCCTGTCCAAGTGCCGCATCGTGGCCAACGTGGCGGGGCGCACCTCCGTGGCGCGGGCGTTCGCGCGCCTCTACGAGGAGACGGCGGAGCTGGAGGACGCGGACACCAACTTCAAGGTGGTGGACGCGCAGGGCCGCACCGTCGTGAAGAACCTCAAGGACCTGGACCCGGCCGCCGCCGTCGCCATGTCCCCCAAGCCCGCCGCCGCGCCGCCTCCCCGTCAGGCCCCCCCTGCGGAGGCGCCTCGAGCGGCCTCCGGCAGCCCCGCGGAGCTGCTCAAGAGCGTGGAAGAGGTCCAGCGCAAGGAGGTCGCGGCGCTGAAGGCCATGGTGGAGCTGCTCATCGAGAAGGGCGTTTTCTCCCGCGAGGAATACCTCGCCAAGGTCAAGCGGTAG
- a CDS encoding ABC transporter ATP-binding protein, which translates to MSEPLVQVRDLKVHFPVKGGLLGRTRGTVRAVDGVSFEVARGETLGLVGESGCGKSTLGRAVLRLIDPTSGSIRVAGRELTGLSQRELRPLRRQMQLVFQDPYASLNPRMTVGDILAEPFAIHGLAKGKAREDEVLALLDAMGLPREARQRYPHEFSGGQRQRIGIARAIALRPDLVVADEPISALDVSIQAQIVNLLVDLQRERGLTYVFIAHDLKIVEYVSTRVAVMYLGRIVEVAPSRSLYAGPRHPYTQALLSAVPVPDPERPRARLLLPGEPPSPLSPPTGCAFHPRCPHAMERCRRESPPLYPLGGGHAAACFLAEGDSRNVQDGPAVSTSGGGAGVLAQPSSPG; encoded by the coding sequence ATGAGCGAACCGCTGGTCCAGGTGCGCGACCTGAAGGTGCACTTCCCGGTGAAGGGCGGCCTCTTGGGCCGCACGCGCGGCACGGTGCGCGCGGTGGACGGCGTGTCCTTCGAAGTCGCCCGCGGAGAGACGCTGGGCCTGGTGGGGGAGAGCGGCTGCGGCAAGAGCACGTTGGGGCGCGCGGTGCTGCGCCTCATCGACCCGACCTCCGGCTCCATCCGCGTGGCCGGGCGCGAGCTGACCGGCCTGTCGCAGCGCGAGTTGCGGCCGCTGCGCCGCCAGATGCAGCTCGTCTTCCAGGACCCCTACGCGTCGCTCAACCCGCGCATGACGGTGGGGGACATCCTCGCGGAGCCCTTCGCCATCCACGGGCTCGCGAAGGGGAAGGCGCGCGAGGACGAGGTGCTGGCGCTGCTCGACGCCATGGGGCTGCCCCGCGAGGCGCGCCAGCGCTACCCGCACGAGTTCTCCGGCGGCCAGCGTCAACGCATCGGCATTGCACGTGCCATCGCGTTGCGCCCGGATCTGGTGGTGGCGGACGAGCCCATCAGCGCGCTGGACGTCTCCATCCAGGCGCAGATCGTCAACCTGCTGGTGGACCTGCAGCGCGAGCGCGGGCTCACGTACGTCTTCATCGCGCACGACCTGAAGATCGTGGAGTACGTGTCCACGCGCGTGGCGGTGATGTACCTGGGCCGCATCGTGGAGGTGGCGCCGTCCCGGTCGCTGTATGCAGGGCCTCGCCATCCGTACACGCAGGCGCTGCTGTCCGCGGTGCCGGTGCCGGATCCGGAGCGTCCCCGCGCGCGGCTCCTGCTGCCGGGAGAGCCGCCTTCGCCCCTGTCGCCGCCGACCGGCTGCGCGTTCCATCCGCGCTGCCCGCATGCGATGGAGCGCTGCCGCCGCGAGTCACCCCCGCTGTATCCCCTGGGTGGAGGCCACGCCGCGGCGTGCTTCCTGGCCGAAGGGGATTCGCGCAACGTGCAGGACGGGCCCGCTGTTTCCACGTCCGGAGGAGGTGCCGGTGTTCTGGCTCAGCCATCATCACCCGGATGA
- the cpaB gene encoding Flp pilus assembly protein CpaB — translation MLKGKTPLVVALVLGLLAGIVAYSAIKKKESDVRRGWNLVPVVVAGQDMPEGSVITYEMISQRSVPEQFVTSSVVKPDSANYIVNQKVLVALQAGDPILWSQFETTKAAERLSTKVQKKARAVTIEAKQTTAVGGWIRPNDHVDIIGTFRDPQTDESVAVTLLQNIIVVATGKITGTTNINLIPENQREYSNVSLMVLPEEAEILVLAAELGQLTLSLRNEDDVDLIEERGRATISTLLSGERTRVLEQKRREIIQIIKGSGSGEKASAGAP, via the coding sequence ATGTTGAAGGGTAAGACCCCGCTCGTCGTCGCACTGGTGCTCGGTTTGCTCGCGGGCATCGTGGCCTACTCGGCCATCAAGAAGAAGGAATCCGATGTGCGCCGCGGGTGGAACCTGGTGCCCGTGGTGGTGGCGGGCCAGGACATGCCCGAGGGGTCGGTCATCACGTACGAGATGATCTCCCAGCGCTCCGTGCCGGAGCAGTTCGTCACCTCGTCGGTGGTGAAGCCGGACTCCGCCAACTACATCGTGAACCAGAAGGTGCTGGTGGCGCTGCAGGCCGGCGACCCCATCCTCTGGAGCCAGTTCGAGACGACGAAAGCCGCCGAGCGCCTGTCCACGAAGGTGCAGAAGAAGGCGCGCGCCGTCACCATCGAGGCGAAGCAGACCACGGCGGTGGGCGGGTGGATCCGCCCCAACGATCACGTGGACATCATCGGCACGTTCCGCGATCCGCAGACGGACGAGAGCGTCGCGGTGACGCTGCTGCAGAACATCATCGTGGTCGCCACGGGCAAGATCACCGGTACCACGAACATCAACCTCATCCCGGAGAACCAGCGCGAGTATTCGAACGTCTCGCTGATGGTGCTGCCGGAAGAGGCGGAGATCCTGGTGCTGGCGGCAGAACTGGGGCAGCTGACCCTGTCGCTGCGCAACGAGGACGACGTGGACCTCATCGAGGAGCGTGGCCGCGCGACCATCAGCACGCTGCTCTCCGGTGAGCGCACCCGTGTGCTCGAGCAGAAGCGCCGGGAGATCATCCAGATCATCAAGGGCAGTGGCAGCGGCGAGAAGGCCTCGGCCGGAGCTCCGTAG
- a CDS encoding type II secretion system F family protein, with product MLAGIVLLLVTGSVFFFSLVIFSVLSKAYEQYQERYVAKSMNDLSDMFLFIDARQMLILNIACMCLLGILSYIIFNPILAVLATIFGFFLPMLLVKHYRKRRIKKFNVQLVDALQAMANAFKAGLTFPQAIEHVAREALPPLSQEFGLFVKEVKLGVPLEEALVNMGKRVGSDDLELVVVSTNIARQLGGNMAEMFETISTVIRERFRLEGKIDALTSQGKLQGWIVAAMPAVLGMVLNYMRPDLMEPMMNHIFGYILVTLIAIMEIMGILIIRRIVNIDI from the coding sequence ATGCTCGCAGGTATCGTCCTCCTTCTCGTCACCGGCTCGGTGTTCTTCTTCAGCCTGGTGATCTTCAGCGTCCTGTCGAAGGCGTATGAGCAGTACCAGGAGCGGTACGTCGCCAAGTCGATGAACGACTTGAGCGACATGTTCCTCTTCATCGACGCGCGGCAGATGTTGATCCTCAACATCGCCTGCATGTGCCTTCTGGGCATCCTCAGCTACATCATCTTCAACCCCATCCTGGCGGTGCTCGCGACCATCTTCGGCTTCTTCCTGCCGATGCTGCTCGTGAAGCACTACCGCAAGCGCCGCATCAAGAAGTTCAACGTGCAGCTGGTGGACGCGCTGCAGGCCATGGCCAACGCGTTCAAGGCGGGCCTCACGTTCCCGCAGGCCATCGAGCACGTGGCGCGCGAAGCGCTGCCGCCCCTGTCGCAGGAGTTCGGCCTCTTCGTGAAGGAAGTGAAGCTGGGCGTGCCGCTGGAAGAGGCGCTCGTCAACATGGGCAAGCGCGTGGGCAGCGACGACCTGGAGTTGGTGGTGGTGTCCACCAACATCGCGCGCCAGCTGGGCGGCAACATGGCGGAGATGTTCGAGACCATCTCCACGGTGATCCGCGAGCGCTTCCGTCTGGAAGGCAAGATCGACGCGCTGACCTCCCAGGGCAAGCTTCAGGGGTGGATCGTCGCGGCCATGCCGGCGGTGCTGGGCATGGTGCTCAACTACATGCGTCCGGACCTGATGGAGCCGATGATGAACCACATCTTCGGCTACATCCTGGTGACCCTGATCGCCATCATGGAGATCATGGGCATCCTCATCATCCGGCGCATCGTCAACATCGACATCTGA
- a CDS encoding general secretion pathway protein GspE, producing the protein MRKKIGELLVQAGVVTDEQVKQALASGRRGQGRKLGEVLVSMGLCTGRDIARALAAQHELPFVELPEYIPHAVASLVSMDFQTEHRVLLFASEQDGRSEKIHVAVEDPGNLMLVDELRFQLRKPLKVFVAAPDDLEQALSRGRGEPLDIVEAEPMDMDEDDSPDILPSPPPPPAAARAPTPPRPPAPPTLDWDLPPPPPNESGADGAEVLEDILGSTPRPKVPKAPRPPPPPAAARPPPPPPPSEPEDPSKPRVPVVLFGGAAQGVKPSVALTPKPDFSEEDLAVLDDIDRISRGEEASLDTEKVKPARMVASLIRLLIRKGLIQEAEFLEELAQK; encoded by the coding sequence ATGCGCAAGAAGATTGGTGAACTCCTCGTCCAGGCCGGAGTGGTGACGGACGAGCAGGTGAAGCAGGCCCTCGCGTCCGGACGGCGCGGCCAGGGCCGCAAGCTGGGTGAGGTGCTGGTGTCCATGGGCCTGTGCACCGGCCGGGACATCGCGAGGGCGCTGGCGGCGCAGCACGAGCTGCCGTTCGTGGAGCTCCCCGAGTACATCCCGCATGCGGTGGCCTCGCTGGTGTCCATGGACTTCCAGACCGAGCACCGGGTGCTCCTCTTCGCGTCGGAGCAGGACGGCCGCAGCGAGAAGATCCACGTCGCGGTGGAAGACCCGGGCAACCTGATGCTGGTGGACGAGCTGCGCTTCCAGCTGCGCAAGCCGCTCAAGGTGTTCGTCGCCGCGCCAGATGACCTGGAGCAGGCACTGTCGCGCGGCCGGGGCGAGCCCCTGGACATCGTGGAGGCTGAACCGATGGACATGGACGAGGACGATTCGCCGGACATCCTGCCGTCGCCGCCGCCCCCTCCGGCCGCCGCGCGCGCGCCCACGCCGCCGCGTCCGCCCGCGCCGCCGACGCTGGACTGGGACCTGCCGCCGCCGCCGCCCAACGAGTCGGGTGCCGACGGCGCGGAGGTGCTGGAGGACATCCTGGGCTCCACGCCCCGTCCCAAGGTCCCCAAGGCCCCGCGTCCGCCGCCGCCGCCCGCCGCGGCCCGTCCGCCGCCGCCTCCGCCTCCTTCGGAGCCTGAGGACCCGAGCAAGCCGCGCGTGCCGGTGGTGCTCTTTGGCGGCGCCGCGCAGGGCGTGAAGCCGTCCGTGGCGCTCACGCCCAAGCCGGACTTCTCCGAGGAGGACCTGGCGGTGCTGGACGACATCGACCGCATCTCGCGCGGCGAGGAGGCCAGCCTGGACACGGAGAAGGTGAAGCCCGCGCGCATGGTCGCGAGCCTCATCCGCCTGCTCATCCGCAAGGGGCTCATCCAGGAGGCGGAGTTCCTGGAGGAGCTGGCCCAGAAGTGA
- a CDS encoding ABC transporter ATP-binding protein produces MTGVAPAPLLDVRGLVTQLSLPRGTVRAVDGVSFTVPPGGTLGVVGESGCGKSLTALSVMRLVPQPPGRVVGGEVRFRGEDLLALPEKEMRRVRGRHVAMVFQEPMTSLNPVFTVGEQIGEGVRLHLGATRAQARERAVEMLRQVGIPAPGERVDAYPHQLSGGMRQRVMIAMALACDPALLIADEPTTALDVTIQAQILELLKRLQAERNMAVMLITHDLGVVAGSCDAVVVMYAGRIVEQAPVRELFARPAHPYTAGLLRSIPSLHDAGAAVEGGRQRLKAIPGMVPSLTALPSGCAFRDRCDRASELCARVTPALEPKRGGQSAACHYPVPAP; encoded by the coding sequence GTGACCGGCGTCGCGCCGGCCCCGCTCCTGGACGTGCGGGGGCTCGTCACCCAGCTGTCGCTCCCGCGCGGCACGGTGCGCGCGGTGGACGGCGTGTCCTTCACCGTTCCTCCCGGCGGCACGCTGGGGGTGGTGGGGGAGAGCGGCTGTGGCAAGAGCCTGACGGCGCTGTCGGTGATGCGGCTCGTTCCGCAGCCGCCCGGCCGCGTGGTGGGCGGCGAGGTGCGCTTCCGGGGCGAGGACCTGCTGGCGCTGCCGGAGAAGGAGATGCGGCGCGTGCGCGGCCGGCACGTGGCCATGGTCTTCCAGGAGCCCATGACGTCGCTCAACCCGGTGTTCACCGTGGGCGAGCAGATTGGCGAAGGCGTCCGGCTGCACCTGGGCGCCACCCGGGCGCAGGCGCGTGAGCGCGCGGTGGAGATGCTCCGGCAGGTGGGCATCCCGGCGCCCGGCGAGCGCGTGGACGCGTACCCGCATCAGCTCTCCGGCGGCATGCGCCAACGCGTGATGATCGCCATGGCGCTCGCGTGCGACCCGGCGCTGCTCATCGCGGACGAGCCCACCACGGCGCTGGACGTCACCATCCAGGCGCAGATCCTGGAACTGCTCAAGCGCCTGCAGGCCGAGCGGAACATGGCGGTGATGCTCATCACCCACGATCTGGGCGTGGTGGCGGGCAGCTGCGACGCGGTGGTGGTGATGTACGCGGGCCGCATCGTGGAGCAGGCGCCGGTGCGCGAGCTGTTCGCGCGGCCCGCGCACCCGTACACGGCGGGCCTCTTGCGCTCCATCCCGTCGCTGCACGACGCGGGCGCGGCGGTGGAGGGTGGGCGTCAGCGCCTGAAGGCCATTCCCGGCATGGTGCCGTCGCTCACCGCGCTGCCGTCCGGGTGCGCGTTCCGCGACCGCTGCGACCGCGCCTCGGAGCTGTGCGCCCGCGTCACGCCCGCGCTGGAGCCGAAGCGCGGAGGCCAGTCCGCCGCCTGCCATTATCCGGTGCCCGCGCCATGA